A window of the Pangasianodon hypophthalmus isolate fPanHyp1 chromosome 12, fPanHyp1.pri, whole genome shotgun sequence genome harbors these coding sequences:
- the star2 gene encoding steroidogenic acute regulatory protein, mitochondrial, whose product MLSAVAKLCCGISYQHLRSVTGLQRTAMAALGQEIAHMQKTGRVSVGSRSWDVAWSWRNISEETERTDGRRDGVEDTDLSYQQQGQEALQRALDITRNVDGWRTEITEDSGDVIYSKVVQGNRKVFRLEAELDASPDELYEVLFVKVEEMNEWNPSIAHIKVLKHIGKETMVTHEVSAGKAGNLIGQRDFLSVRHSLKTKRCIYLGGAATHLEAFPPQPGFIRAEDGPTCIIIQPSPGCAGKSKFTWLLNMDVKGWLPKSLVNQALPQAQLDFTRHLRRRLEMSRK is encoded by the exons ATGCTGTCGGCCGTGGCTAAGCTGTGCTGTGGGATTTCATACCAACATCTCCGGAGTGTGACAG GTCTGCAGCGTACGGCCATGGCAGCTTTAGGGCAGGAAATCGCCCACATGCAGAAGACAGGAAGAGTGTCAGTGGGGAGCAGGAGCTGGGACGTGGCGTGGAGCTGGAGGAACATCAGCGAGG AGACGGAGCGGACAGACGGACGGCGTGATGGCGTGGAGGACACGGACCTGTCGTACCAGCAGCAGGGACAGGAAGCTCTACAGAGAGCGCTGGACATCACACGGAACGTTGACGGCTGGAGGACGGAAATCACAGAG GACAGTGGTGACGTGATCTACAGTAAAGTGGTTCAGGGGAACCGTAAGGTGTTCAGACTGGAGGCTGAACTCGACGCCTCTCCTGATGAGTTATACGAGGTTCTGTTTGTTAAAGTGGAGGAGATGAACGAGTGGAACCCCAGCATCGCACACATCAAG GTCCTGAAACACATAGGGAAGGAAACCATGGTAACGCACGAGGTTTCAGCGGGAAAAGCGGGGAATCTTATTGGTCAGCGGGATTTCCTGAGTGTCAGGCATTCGCTGAAGACGAAGCGTTGTATTTACCTGGGCGGAGCTGCGACTCACCTGGAGGCTTTTCCACCGCAGCCAGGATTCATCAG agctGAAGATGGTCCCACGTGTATCATAATCCAGCCGTCACCAGGCTGCGCTGGAAAGAGCAAGTTCACCTGGCTGCTCAACATGGACGTGAAG GGCTGGCTTCCTAAATCTTTGGTGAATCAGGCGCTCCCTCAGGCTCAACTCGACTTCACGAGACACCTACGAAGACGACTGGAGATGAGCAGGAAATGA